In Pseudobdellovibrio exovorus JSS, the genomic stretch CCCAACATGTGCCCGACTTCATGGGCGATTACCACATTTGTCCAATTGCGCGCCCAATTGGTATCGTAAGGGCCACGTGTTTCATTCATCACATTTACTGAAAAGTGTGAATCCTGTACGCGCTCTACGATATCGAATTTAAACACATAGTTAAAATCGGCTGCGACACGACGTTGATTCCAAATACGAGCGGCCTCAGTCATTTTATTTCTGAAGTCTTGCACATCTGTGCCCTGTGGGTTTTTCAGATGAACACGTACGTTCAAAACCAAAGTGCCATCTTGAGCTTTCAAAACATCATAGACATATTTTTTTTGAACGATACTCACGTATTTGATCTTACCCTCGACACGATTCACAAGGCGTAAGTTGCTAGCTTTCAACTGTTCAGGATGTGGAAAGCGCTTATAGGTATCTTCAAGATGTACATAGAATGACTTGAATGACTCTTTAGGTTGCTGACGACGATCGGCTTCAGTAAATAAAATTTCATACAGCCAACGATGAGCTTCAGCCGATAAAGGTGGAATCAATTGAGTTTCGACGGGAGCATCAGATGATAAACCCAATTCAGGCAACTCATCTGATTCATAAAGCATTTGCGCTTGTACAGATAACGTTCCCATCATGGCTAATAAAACAACTAAAAGACGTTTCATCGAGGCCCCCTTTAAATCCCTATATTCAGCAGATCGTAAATTTGAGTTTAAACTAGTCAAATATAACTAGGAAAACAACTCTATTTTACTGCCCAATTTAGTGGCTTACAGAAGGGAACAAATCTTTCGGTTTTAGCTCCACGGGAGCCCTTAACCACCACAATGTCACCTGAAGCTAAATCCTGTTGCAATTGCTGCCCTAAGGCCTCTGAAAACTCGGCTTGCACAAAGCTCTGCCCCTGAAATCCTGACTTTTTAAGACCTTCAGCAAAAGCTTCATGATCTTCACCGATAAAGTAAATCTGTTGAAAGCCAGAAGATCCCGCCACATCCGCTATGTCGATATGAGCCGCGCGCGACTGTGTGCCGAGCTCTTTCATCTGCCCAAACACGCCGATTTTTTTACCCTGACTTAATAGACGAGGTACGTTATCGAGTAACGCTCGCATACTGTCAGGATTGGCATTGTAACCATCGAACAGTATTTCGGCGCCCACTTCAGTTTGAATAAATTGATTACGTCCCCATGCTGTTTTGCAATTCGGTAGAGCCTTCCAAATTTGCTCTGGAGACAACTTACAAGCATAGGCAATGGTCGCCGCAGCCATCAGATTCACTAAATTTTGCTTACCAAAAATCGGAATAATCGCCTCGCCATGTTCCGTGGCAATCAAACCGCTGATATGCAGCTCTTTTACTTTCAAAGTTTCGATTTTAAAGAATACATCCGCTTCAGGATTGAGTTCTGAAAAACTCAACATACGAGATTCTGGATACTTTCTAGCCACTGGATACATCATATCAAAAGTCAGATCTTGATCTTGATTGAAAATACGAATGCACTCGGGTTTCGATTCTAGATAAATTTCGCTTTTGGCTTTTGCAATATTCTGTTGTGTACCGAAAAATTCTAAATGGGCTGTTCCCACCATCGTGCAGACTACGATATCGGGCTCGGCAATGTGAACTAGCTGTGTGATTTCACCCGCATGGTTCATTCCCATTTCAACCACAACAAAATCAGAATCTACTGGAGCGCTCAACAAAGTGAGCGGAACCCCCCAGTGATTGTTAAAGCTTCCTTGGCTGTAATGGGTTTTGCGATACGTCCCTAAAATCTGGGCGGTGAATTCTTTCGTTGTCGTCTTACCATTAGAACCCGTAATCCCAATAATTTTTGCTTTTAAAGAACGGCGATAACCATTCGCAAAATTCTGTAACGCCTTTAAAGTATCGGGCACTTGAATGATGCTGACTTTTTCTTTTAAGCTTTGAAATTTTTCTGGCAACTCATGCACTAATAACGCCGTTGCTCCTTGAGCGCAGGCTTGATCCAGATAAGCATGGGCATCATAGACATCGCCCTTCAAGGCGACAAAGACTTGACCTGTTAAATTCTGACGGGTGTCTGTCCCCACTTCAGAAAATGTGGTTTGCTGGCGCGATAATACTTGCCCCTGAGTCCATTCTGCAATTTGGTCTAAACTCCACTTTGCCATTTTGATTCCTTACTTCGTATTTAATTATTCAAGTGGTTCCGTGCCACTTCAAAATCGCTGAAGTGTCGCTTTTCGGTACCGATAATCTGATAGTCTTCATGACCTTTACCCGCAATCAAAATCACATCATCATCTGCCGCTTGCTCGATTGCTTTTTTAATTGCCAGATCACGATCCACTTCTACAATCACATGCGAAAAATTCGGTGGTAGTCCTTTCACCACTTCATCCACAATAGCTTGCGGATCTTCTGTTCGCGGATTATCTGAAGTCACCACAACAAAATCACTCATCTTCGCTGCAATGGCCGCCATCAAGGGGCGTTTCGAGCGATCGCGATCTCCGCCACAGCCAAATACAGTGATGATTTTATTATTCAATTTAGAATTTTTACGCACGCTTTGCAGAGCTTTTAAGACATTCTCTAAGGCATCCGGCGTGTGGGCATAGTCGACAAAAACTGTTTTACTGGATAAAGAGTCCACCCGCTGCAAACGCCCCGGAACTCCATGAAATGATTTAAGAGCTTCAAAACTTTTTTCTAAGCTGATCCCACAAGAAAGCGCCGCCACCGCGCTGGCGACGATATTATAAATCGTGTGTTCACCTGAAACCGGCAATACAGCCTTAATTGTTTCAACTGCGGTACGCACTTGAAACTCAGTTTCAGTAAAACTCATATTTAAAATTCTAAATTGAAAATCTGCTTCGTCTTTTCCGTAAGTCCATGCGATCACTTCTTCGGCAACGCGCAGGCGGCGTCCATACGGGTCATCTGTATTGATCACCGCGAACTTAGGGATTTTCACACTCATCCACATTAAATCTGTGAATAGTTTTTGTTTGGCTGAAAAATAATTCGCCATATCCTTGTGATAGTCCAAGTGATCCAAAGTTAAATTCGTAAAAATCACAGTATTGAAATGCACGCTGTGGGCACGTCGTTGCTCAAGAGCATGCGAAGAAACCTCTAGCGCAGCCGCTTTTCCCCCAGCATCCAAAAAATCCTTCAAGCGCGACTGTAACGTGACCGCATCGGGAGTGGTCATTTGCGATTCCCACACTTGTTCCCCAATTCGATGATTGACCGTTCCCATCACACCTGTCAGACGATTCTGATGATTGAGTATATGCTCTAGAATATAGGTAATCGAAGTCTTGCCATTAGTGCCCGTAACGCCAAAACAAAAGAGGTCTTGAGAGGGAAAACCATAGAATCGCGCGGCCAATAAATCCAATGCCTGCCTTGTATCTGGCACTTCAAAGACAAAATAGGGATAGCCCTCGGGAATCTTGCTTTTATTTTCAACAACTAAGGCTACAGCTCCGGCTGTAATAGCTTGTTCAAGGTAGTCGTGCCCATCGTGAGCACCGCCTTTAAGGGCTACAAAAACCGAATTCGGTTTTACTTGACGCGCATCGAAGCAAATCGACTCTATTTCTTGCTGTAAAAT encodes the following:
- a CDS encoding immune inhibitor A domain-containing protein; the encoded protein is MKRLLVVLLAMMGTLSVQAQMLYESDELPELGLSSDAPVETQLIPPLSAEAHRWLYEILFTEADRRQQPKESFKSFYVHLEDTYKRFPHPEQLKASNLRLVNRVEGKIKYVSIVQKKYVYDVLKAQDGTLVLNVRVHLKNPQGTDVQDFRNKMTEAARIWNQRRVAADFNYVFKFDIVERVQDSHFSVNVMNETRGPYDTNWARNWTNVVIAHEVGHMLGLGDEYQTLSGKVDCMRTSLMCSSWTGSLQPHHYYFVLRRLMNSVVY
- a CDS encoding UDP-N-acetylmuramoyl-tripeptide--D-alanyl-D-alanine ligase, with translation MAKWSLDQIAEWTQGQVLSRQQTTFSEVGTDTRQNLTGQVFVALKGDVYDAHAYLDQACAQGATALLVHELPEKFQSLKEKVSIIQVPDTLKALQNFANGYRRSLKAKIIGITGSNGKTTTKEFTAQILGTYRKTHYSQGSFNNHWGVPLTLLSAPVDSDFVVVEMGMNHAGEITQLVHIAEPDIVVCTMVGTAHLEFFGTQQNIAKAKSEIYLESKPECIRIFNQDQDLTFDMMYPVARKYPESRMLSFSELNPEADVFFKIETLKVKELHISGLIATEHGEAIIPIFGKQNLVNLMAAATIAYACKLSPEQIWKALPNCKTAWGRNQFIQTEVGAEILFDGYNANPDSMRALLDNVPRLLSQGKKIGVFGQMKELGTQSRAAHIDIADVAGSSGFQQIYFIGEDHEAFAEGLKKSGFQGQSFVQAEFSEALGQQLQQDLASGDIVVVKGSRGAKTERFVPFCKPLNWAVK
- a CDS encoding UDP-N-acetylmuramoyl-L-alanyl-D-glutamate--2,6-diaminopimelate ligase: MKLQQLFSYFGSLESNTTTEGILQQEIESICFDARQVKPNSVFVALKGGAHDGHDYLEQAITAGAVALVVENKSKIPEGYPYFVFEVPDTRQALDLLAARFYGFPSQDLFCFGVTGTNGKTSITYILEHILNHQNRLTGVMGTVNHRIGEQVWESQMTTPDAVTLQSRLKDFLDAGGKAAALEVSSHALEQRRAHSVHFNTVIFTNLTLDHLDYHKDMANYFSAKQKLFTDLMWMSVKIPKFAVINTDDPYGRRLRVAEEVIAWTYGKDEADFQFRILNMSFTETEFQVRTAVETIKAVLPVSGEHTIYNIVASAVAALSCGISLEKSFEALKSFHGVPGRLQRVDSLSSKTVFVDYAHTPDALENVLKALQSVRKNSKLNNKIITVFGCGGDRDRSKRPLMAAIAAKMSDFVVVTSDNPRTEDPQAIVDEVVKGLPPNFSHVIVEVDRDLAIKKAIEQAADDDVILIAGKGHEDYQIIGTEKRHFSDFEVARNHLNN